GTTGTCGCCACTCCGGGCCGTCTGTGCGACCACCTGCGTCGTGACGAGAAAGTCCTGTCGACCGTGAACCACCTGGTTCTGGACGAAGCTGACGAAATGTTGAAGCTGGGCTTCATGGATGACCTGGAAGTCATCTTCAAGGCGCTGCCACCGACCCGTCAGACCGTACTGTTCTCGGCCACCCTGCCACAGTCGATCCGTGCCATTGCCGAACGCCACCTGCGCGATCCGCAACACGTGAAGATCCAGACCAAGACTCAGACCGTTACCGCGATCAAACAGGCTCACCTGTTGGTTCACGCTGACCAGAAGACCTCGGCTGTATTGAGCCTGCTGGAAGTCGAAGACTTCGACGCCCTGATCATGTTCGTACGCACCAAGCAAGCGACTCTGGACCTGGCCAGTGCCCTGGAAGCCAAAGGCTACAAAGCCGCTGCGCTGAACGGTGACATCGCCCAGAACCAACGTGAGCGCGTGATCGACTCCCTCAAGGATGGCCGTCTGGACATCGTTGTGGCGACCGACGTTGCTGCTCGTGGCCTCGACGTTCCACGTATCACCCACGTGTTCAACGTTGACATGCCTTACGATCCAGAGTCCTACGTTCACCGTATCGGCCGTACCGGCCGTGCTGGTCGCGAAGGTCGTGCACTGCTGCTGGTGACTCCACGTGAGCGCCGCATGCTGCAAGTGATCGAGCGTGTAACCGGTCAGAAAGTCGCCGAAGTCCGCCTGCCGGATGCCCAGGCCGTTCTCGATGCCCGCATCAAGAAACTGACCAACAGCTTGTCGCCGCTGGTGGCTGACGCTGAATCGACCCACGGCGACCTGCTGGACCGCCTGACCGCCGATATCGGTTGCACCCCGCGTGCCCTGGCTGCAGCCCTGCTGCGCAAAGCTACCAACGGTCAGGCCCTGACCCTGGCAGCCATCGAGAAAGAGCGCCCACTGGTGCCGAACAACGCGCCACGCGGTGATCGTCCAGAGCGTACTGGCGACCGTCCAGACCGTGGTGATCGTGAGCGTCGTGCTCCGGTTCCATTGGCCGAAGGCCGTGCTCGCTGCCGTACCGCGCTGGGCGCGCGTGATGGCATCGCTGCCAAGAACCTGCTGGGCGCTATCCTCAACGAGGGTGGCCTGGCACGTGAAGCCATCGGTCGCATCCAGGTCCGTGACAGCTTCTCCCTGGTGGAGCTGCCGGAAGACGGTCTGGAAAAACTGCTGGCCAAGCTGAAAGACACACGCGTTGCCGGTAAGCAGCTGAAGCTGCGTCGCTACCGCGAAGATTGATCCGCCTTTGGGCTGATTGATCGCACATAAAAAATCCCCGACTGGTTCGGGGATTTTTTTGCCTGGCATTTGCAGTGCCCAATCAAATGTGGGAGCTGTGTCAGCCGAAGCGGTAGATGTCCATGCCCAGCGCACCCATGGTGAACCCCTGATGCGCCACGCTGAAATCACCCCCCGCGCCCCGCGCAAAATACAGCGGCAACAGGTGCTCATCACTCGGATGACTGCGCACGGCATGCGGCGCCTGGCGGCGATAGTCATGCAGTGCCGCCTCATCGTTGGCGGCGAGTTTATCCACCACCCAGTCTCGGAAATCCCGCGCCCAAGGCTCGATGCTTTCAGGCCCGGCCTGCCAGTTCAGTTCCCCCAGGTTATGGGTGATGCTGCCGGAGCCGATCAACAGCACCCCTTGTTCGCGCAGGCTGGCGAGCGCATGCCCGACGCGGGTCTGCAGGGCAGGGCCCATGCGGCTGGGCAACGACACCTGGACCACGGGAATATCCGCTGCCGGGTACATCAGTGACAGCGGCACCCAGGTGCCGTGGTCGAAAGGGCGGCGCTCATCGATTCGCGCAGCCAGGCCATCGGCGTTGAGCAGCTCGACAATTTCACTCGCCAATGCCGGGTTGCCCGGCGCAGGGTATTGCACGGCAAACAGCTCGCGGGGGAAGCCGCCAAAGTCGTGCCAGGTTT
The sequence above is a segment of the Pseudomonas sp. R76 genome. Coding sequences within it:
- a CDS encoding DEAD/DEAH box helicase: MTQETGGFAAFNLNPNILAAVIATGYEEPSAIQQQSIPIIMAGQDMIGQAQTGTGKTAAFALPILHCIDPAKREPQALILAPTRELALQVATAFETYAKQMPGVTVVAVYGGAPMGPQLKAIRNGAQIVVATPGRLCDHLRRDEKVLSTVNHLVLDEADEMLKLGFMDDLEVIFKALPPTRQTVLFSATLPQSIRAIAERHLRDPQHVKIQTKTQTVTAIKQAHLLVHADQKTSAVLSLLEVEDFDALIMFVRTKQATLDLASALEAKGYKAAALNGDIAQNQRERVIDSLKDGRLDIVVATDVAARGLDVPRITHVFNVDMPYDPESYVHRIGRTGRAGREGRALLLVTPRERRMLQVIERVTGQKVAEVRLPDAQAVLDARIKKLTNSLSPLVADAESTHGDLLDRLTADIGCTPRALAAALLRKATNGQALTLAAIEKERPLVPNNAPRGDRPERTGDRPDRGDRERRAPVPLAEGRARCRTALGARDGIAAKNLLGAILNEGGLAREAIGRIQVRDSFSLVELPEDGLEKLLAKLKDTRVAGKQLKLRRYRED
- a CDS encoding DODA-type extradiol aromatic ring-opening family dioxygenase, producing the protein MFPSLFISHGSPMLALQPGASGPALRRLAAELPRPKAIVVVSAHWESHELLVSGSAAPETWHDFGGFPRELFAVQYPAPGNPALASEIVELLNADGLAARIDERRPFDHGTWVPLSLMYPAADIPVVQVSLPSRMGPALQTRVGHALASLREQGVLLIGSGSITHNLGELNWQAGPESIEPWARDFRDWVVDKLAANDEAALHDYRRQAPHAVRSHPSDEHLLPLYFARGAGGDFSVAHQGFTMGALGMDIYRFG